Within the Rhodovastum atsumiense genome, the region AATGCGGCCGCCCTGCGCGTGCCTACCGAAAGCGGCGCTCGCGCTGCATCCGGCGCAGGCATTCGGCTGGCGTCTCGCCCCGCTGCATCTCGTAGCTGCAGCCGACCGTGCCGCCCTTCCAGGAGCCGCGCTGCTCGCCGACCCCATCGCTGAAGGACACCTCGATCGTCCGGCTTACGCGCCGGACCCACGGCAGCCACCGGAGCCACGACAGCCGCCACTCGCGCTCCTCGACGGCGATCGTAGCGGTCACCTCCTGCACCTCGCCGCTGTCCGTCACGTAGCGATAGGGGTGCGTCTCGGTCGCGGCCAGCGGGTTATCCATCCGGCCCGCGAAGATTTCCGGGCATGGCACCCAGCCGCCGACGGCCAATACGTCGTGCCGCTCGCAGCGCCAGGCGCGCCACGGGAGGTCGTAGACCTTCCCCGGGTGCCCGTAGCCCCACTGGACGTGCACATTGCCTCCCCCCAGGTCGGCCTGGAAGCCCCAGGCACCCTCGCCCTTCACTTCGCGTCGAGGGAGCGGGAGGGAGACACGGAGCTTCCCGTATCCCGGCTGGACGAAGAGCGACCAACCGCCGCCATAGACTGCCGACCATTTCCTGAGCCTGAGGACCAGCCCCCAGCCGGGCGTCCATTCGCCCCAGGTGAACCGGATGGTCCTGCCGTCGAAGCGGCGGGCACCAAGGGCGCGTAGCAGCGGCCCGGGCGAGCGCTCCGGGATCACCGCCAGTTCGTAGGGAATGCTGTTCGCTGGCATCGTTATCCTCCCCCCGTCGTCCGTCGTTCAGTCCTTGTCCGCCCGGAGCCGGGCGTAAGCACCCGCGCGCCAATCCGGGTCGCGGCTATTCTCGAACTCCTCCCCGCATGCGGCGCACCGACGCAGGGTCTTGGTGACCTCGAGAACAACGCCCCGTACGACCTCGCCCTCGCGGCGCTCGAAGCGGACCACGCCGCCAAGGGCGCCGCATGCGGGGCAGGTCGCGTCGGGAAGCGGCGTCTCATTCATCGCCGGCGCCCTCGCGCACGTAGGCGTCCTCGGGAGTGTCCGCGCCCGGAAGGTCCGCCAGTTCGCCCCCATGTTCGTCCAGATTTCGGCCTTCACCCCGAGCACGCGCTCAAGGGCGCACGCCGTCGTCGGATCAACAGGGCTCTCGCCGGAAATCATCTCGCTGACCATCTGCGGCTGGCATCCGATACGGCGCGCCAAATCGGCCTCACTCCAGCCCCGCACCTCCAGGTGCTCGGCAATCACCGCACCAGGCGGCACCGCGTAGTCCGGGTTCCAGCCGAACTGGGCCTGCTTCACCACGGCACTCCTCCGTTCCTCGCGGACGTCGTGCCCGGGCTGCCGGACATCAGCACGTCGCTGTCGAGCCAGCCCTGGCACCAGGCCATCCAGGCGCGCGTTTCGGTTAGAAACGGATTGGCGGCCAGCGGCATGCCCAGGGCCCGCGCCAAGGAGCCTTGCGCCCTCTCGTCCGGCTCGTAGTCCTCCGGCAGCGCAGCCGCCTTCTTGCGCGCTCTCATGCCGCCTTCCTCCCCCTCGCGGCCGTCGCCCTCGCGGCCGCCGGCGCGCCGACGGTCAGCCGCAGGAGCGCCAAGGCGTCAGCCTCGTTGTCGTCGCCGGGCTCGTGCCCAGCCGCCCGGACAGCGGCGATGACGGCATCCTTGGACGCGTTGCCCGACCCGGCCGCGTGAATCTTGATGGTCTGCACGGGAACCCCGGCGTACGGGATGCCCCGCTCCTCGCACCAGGCCGTCAGCGTGGCGAGAAGCCCTCCGTAGACGTGGGCCGCATCTGTTGACATGTGGCGGCGGACTTCTTCGAAGGCGACCTGCCGCAAGCCGCCCGACAACGCCTCGACTTCCGACAGCCAGGCGCGGAACCGGAGATACCGCATGCCGCCGCCCTCGAAGCGGCCGCCGCGCAGCGACTGGGTGCCCGACGTGATCAGGCCGTCCGGCGTGCGCAGGGCCCAGCCCGTCGAGGTGCCGAGGTCGAGCGCGAGGACGGCGCCGGGCGTGTTCATGCCGCGTCTCCCCGCCCCGCAGCCGCCCGACGGGTGCGCGCGGCCGCGGCATGTTCCCGGTCAACGGCGTCGTAGTGGTCGGCGAGGCGATCAAGGGTTGCCACGAGTGCGCCGACGAGCGCCACGCGGTTCAGCCGCCGGACGCGCGCGGCGACCGCCTGCAGCTCGGGCGGCAGTGCGCCGGCGGCGCCGGTGGAAGGCGTCAGGACAGCCTCCAGGCGCGACAGCGACAGCCCGGCAGCGACCGTGAGCTGCAGCAGGGCATCACCGAGCAGTCCGATGGCCGCACACGCTTCGCGGTAACGCGTCGCGGCGTCCAGCCGCCGCACGATGCCGCCGTCCGTCGCCGTCACCGACGTGTCAACTCTCACGCGGTCCGAAGCCGGAGCGGCCCCCTGCCCGACACACAGCGCGCCTTCGTAGTCGCGCTGCCAGAGCGAGGCCGCGTTGGCGAGCCGGTTGTCGATCGTCCCGTTGGCGAGGAGGGCGTCGATCCCGGATCCAGCGCGTTCGACACGGATGCGGGAACCGGGCGCTGGTTCGGCGACCACGCGCTCGCCGTGGTCCCAGCGCTCGATGGGCGCGACATCCGACGGCGCGCCGCCATTCAGGGGTTGGCGGTCATCGTGGCGAACGTGCCAGGGGACGCGCCTGCCCGTGGACGTCGACTGCTGCTTGGGCTCCCGCTTCCGCTTCGCGGCCATCTCACCCCTCCCCCAAGGATTCCCCGGTTACCGGGGCGGCTATTCCGTGAATCGTAAGCGCGGTTGTTGCATATCTGGCTGATTTTCAGGGGCAGGGCGGCGGTTCGCCTTCCCGCCGCCCCGCCGCGCACAGCCGCCCTCAGTGGACCGTGGCGGCGGTTTCCCGTTCGAGGGCTGCACGGCATCGCTCGAGCGCCCGGACGGACACGCACGCGTCCAGGGGCGCCTGCCATCCGAAATCCGGGTGGGCGCTGTAGAGCCAAGCGTGCGCGTAGCTGAGGTCGCCCCACGCTTCGACGGCCAGCGCCTGCAGGGTCGCCCTGCACCACTCGAGGCGGTCCGCGAGCAACGGCTCGGCGTCTGGCGACCAGTCCAGCCCCTCCTCGTCGTCACCGTCCTCCTGGTCCCCGGCGACGGCCGGGAACCCTGCCAGCACGACCGCCGGCGGGGCAGCGGTGGGCGCCACGACGGCTTCGAGATGCCCGGCGGCCATCGGCATGGGGGCGGCGGAGACGATCACCGGGGCGGCTGAGGTGGACGCGTCAGCGTCCTCGGGCGAGGCGGCAGACCGGATGAGGTCGAGGACGGACACCCGGTGGCGGTCCTGCACAGTCGAAGCCGCCGGGGCTCCTGCGGTCGCCGAGCCAGCGCCAGGACGCCCGGCCCGCCGGATGCCCTTGCGCGGCGCGCTCGCGGGCGCCTGCGGCGCTGCAGGCGCCGGGACGCCCTCCGGCAGCCGGATCTCGCTCCCGGCCGCCTGTGGGTCTTCCTGGGCGGCTGGGAGCGGCGCGGCGGCCGGGGGCTCGGAAGCCGCCGGGGCGGGCGTGGCGGCGAGAGCAATGACATCGGCAGCGCCGTCGGCGAGGGACAGCCGGGAGGCGAACGGCAACGCCTTGCTTGCCCGGCCAAGCACGTCAGCGCACGTATCGCCAGAGCGAACCCGGACAGCGGCGCGGGAACGGCGATGGCGGGTGCCTCCGGGGGTAACCCGGTCGTAGGTCACCTCCACCCAACGGGCAATTCTGTTAACCTCGCCAAATTTGTTGGCAATAAACGTAAGCCAGTCGGTTCTATATATAATAGGAGACTCGCTTACGTTTATCGTCAACAGACTTTCCTCTGCCGTCGAGGCGGTCAACGATTTCTCCCTCGCGGTGGCACGGGCTACCCGCACGGCATCCGGACTCTTCCAAAGGTCGGGATAGGCCGCCGCCATGTCGGTCGCGTTCTCGGGAATGACCCGGCCCTCGACCTCCATCATGCGGAGCTTGCTCGGCACGAGGTCGTTCCAGGTCACCAGCTCGTCGACGATGAGTCCGTCGACAGGGACGCTCGTGGCGAGCACGATTTCGCAGGGCGCGTCCTCGGCGCGGTGGATCGGGCGGCAGCGCGCCAGGGACTGCGTGATCTCGGCGTCGCGGACCTGCAGCAGGACGGCGTCGCACCGCGGGTCGGTGTGCGCAGGAACGGAGACGGGCACCCGCCGACCGTCGCGGAGCTGGATGTATCGGATCGTGGTCGGCCAGTCCTTCTCGTCCGTCCGGTCGCCGCGGCCGTCCCGCGCGAACGGCAGCAGCGCCAGCGGCCGGGGGTCGCGGAAGAAGATGCCGCGGGCAAGGGACTCGATGGCGCCGACGGACGGCTGCAGGCGGCCCGCCACCACGATGCCCGTGGTCTCCTTCCAGCCGTCCAGGCCGCGATTCGCGTTGAAGTGGGCCACGTCGAACGGCAGGGAGTCCGGGGTCGCCAGCGGGAGCTCCGGGGTGCCGAGCCGACCCCGCTTGGCCCAAGCCTGCCGCACGCCGAGGAAGGTGATCAGCAGCGGGCGCCGGGCGCGGGCCTTGGCCGTCGCGCCGGACATGTCGGACGGGTGGCCGTGCCGGTCGGCCATGTCGAGCATCATGTTCCAGAGGTCCTCGCGGCGGGCCTCGGC harbors:
- a CDS encoding helix-turn-helix domain-containing protein, producing the protein MKQAQFGWNPDYAVPPGAVIAEHLEVRGWSEADLARRIGCQPQMVSEMISGESPVDPTTACALERVLGVKAEIWTNMGANWRTFRARTLPRTPTCARAPAMNETPLPDATCPACGALGGVVRFERREGEVVRGVVLEVTKTLRRCAACGEEFENSRDPDWRAGAYARLRADKD
- a CDS encoding crossover junction endodeoxyribonuclease RuvC, producing the protein MNTPGAVLALDLGTSTGWALRTPDGLITSGTQSLRGGRFEGGGMRYLRFRAWLSEVEALSGGLRQVAFEEVRRHMSTDAAHVYGGLLATLTAWCEERGIPYAGVPVQTIKIHAAGSGNASKDAVIAAVRAAGHEPGDDNEADALALLRLTVGAPAAARATAARGRKAA